Proteins encoded by one window of Lathyrus oleraceus cultivar Zhongwan6 chromosome 1, CAAS_Psat_ZW6_1.0, whole genome shotgun sequence:
- the LOC127114580 gene encoding uncharacterized protein LOC127114580 — protein sequence MFWGLSSSSFRVWGWDVVGRRRRWRRPHCRGLEFSRWHQTQVRGKEIQVNQVKRREPPSNSDTSGDNTEIKTTLLEMALEEHIEVEKNEDKSPQLWVDMIKRNRLPVNGIEITYTTPRVINGEIEVQIEERDVASGKYFWKKVLIIPYTIYKKPNLLHEWPPTFILKDNVLRDDGHHLYDALGVMNYEALTGSRHMTRKSSWSPRKRSLVGHHICDVLRDEEDDGCHPGDMLPVIVSVDCFKCGVEGHRAVDCSKDFVTCFKCGKSGHRANQCGVGSSVTCYNCGEKGHISTKCDKPKKEQAKGKLFALSGAEATTDDRLIQGTYFINGTPLIAIIDTGATHSFISLDCAKRLNLILSDMRRSMVIDTPAMGSVSTSYVCLNCPLSIFGRDFGIDLVCLPLEQLDVILGMNWLEFNRVYINCFEKTVIFPEVGAKEDWFVSAKQVDESVQGGAELFMLLATLDIHEKKTIEELPIVCEFAEVFPEDIRDLPPEREVEFSIDLVPGTSLVSMAPYRMFASELKELKSQLEDLLEKRFIRPSVSP from the exons ATGTTCTGGGGTTTAAGTTCTAGTAGTTTTAGGGTTTGGGGATGGGACGTGGTCGGCCGAAGAAGAAGATGGCGCAGACCCCACTGCCGAGGTTTAGAGTTTTCTCGTTGGCACCAAACTCAGGTGAGAGGAAAGGAAATACAAGTAAATCAGGTGAAAAGAAGGGAACCCCCAAGCAACAGTGATACGAGTGGTGACAACACTGAGATAAAGACGACCTTGTTGGAGATGGCTCTAGAAGAACATATCGAAGTTGAAAAAAATGAGGATAAATCACCTCAATTATGGGTGGATATGATAAAGCGGAATCGATTACCAGTGAATGGAATTGAGATCACATATACTACTCCTAGAGTAATCAATGGTGAAATTGAGGTTCAGATTGAGGAACGAGATGTGGcatctggaaaatatttttggaagaAGGTGCTCATCAT ACCTTATACCATCTACAAGAAACCAAACTTGCTACATGAATGGCCACCCACATTTATATTGAAGGATAATGTTCTAAGG GATGATGGGCATCACCTGTATGATGCCCTAGGCGTCATGAACTATGAAGCGCTAACGGGTTCCAGGCATATGACGAGGAAATCGTCATGGTCTCCAAGAAAACGTAGCCTTGTCGGTCATCACATTTGTGACGTGTTGAGGGATGAAGAGGATGATGGGTGTCACCCTGGTGATATGTTACCCGTCATCGTATCAGTGGAC tgtttcaaatgtggcgttgaaggtcatcgtgctgttgattgtagtaaggattttgtgacgtgtttcaagtgtggcaagagtggtcacagagcaaaccagtgtggagttggttcgagtgtgacttgttacaattgtggtgagaaaggtcacattagtaccaaatgtgataagccaaagaaggagcaagcgaagggaaagttgtttgcattgtctggtgcggaggccactaccgatgataggctaatccaaggtacgtactttattaatggtacacctttgattgccattattgataccggtgcaacacattctttcatttctttggattgtgctaagagattgaatcttatattatctgatatgcgtagaagtatggttattgatacacctgctatgggttctgtttctacttcctatgtgtgtctgaattgtccgttgagtatctttggtagggattttggaattgatttagtttgtcttcctttagagcagcttgatgtgattttgggtatgaattggttagaatttaatcgggtgtatatcaactgtttcgagaagacggttatttttcctgaggtcggtgctaaggaagattggtttgtgtctgctaagcaagttgatgaatcggtgcaaggtggggccgagttgtttatgttgttggcaaccTTGGATATTCATGAGAAGAagacgattgaagaattgccaatagtttgtgagtttgcggaggtatttccggaagatatacgtgatttaccgccggaacgtgaggttgagttttctattgatttagttcctggaactagtcttgtatcgatggctccctatagaatgtttgcttctgagttgaaagagttgaagagtcaacttgaagacttgcttgagaagaggtttattcgtcctagtgtgtcgccg